A genome region from Accipiter gentilis chromosome 13, bAccGen1.1, whole genome shotgun sequence includes the following:
- the SLC10A2 gene encoding ileal sodium/bile acid cotransporter, translated as MQTYLLSQQFDTGSLAENSTACPANATICKGTSCVLPEDNFNETLSVILSTVLTIMLALVMFSMGCNVEVKKFWGHIKKPWGIFVGFLCQFGIMPLTAFLLSLVFNVLPIQAVVVLIMGCCPGGTASNVIAYWVDGDMDLSISMTTCSTLFAMGMMPLCLFVYTKIWTDSSEIVLPYDSIGISLVALIIPVSFGIYVNHRWPSKAKIILKIGSIVGAILIVLIAVVGGILYKGSWTISPKLWIIGTIFPAAGYSLGFFLARVAGLSWHRCRTVSLETGMQNTQLCSTIVQLSFTPEQLELMFTFPLIYSIFQLLFALLILGGYRVYRRHRVKTKTDVEKTEEKEDSKSASSHAKINGGFVSNETK; from the exons ATGCAGACATACCTTCTTTCCCAGCAATTTGACACTGGGTCTTTGGCAGAAAACTCCACAGCTTGTCCAGCAAATGCTACTATTTGCAAAGGCACATCTTGTGTGTTACCAGAAGATAATTTTAATGAAACCCTGAGCGTAATTTTAAGTACTGTTCTAACAATTATGCTGGCTTTGGTGATGTTCTCCATGGGTTGTAATGTGGAAGTTAAGAAATTCTGGGGCCACATAAAAAAACCCTGGGGCATTTTTGTGGGTTTCCTTTGCCAGTTTGGAATTATGCCTCtcacagccttcttgctgtcctTGGTATTTAACGTGCTTCCTATTCAAGCTGTCGTGGTGCTGATCATGGGATGCTGTCCGGGGGGCACAGCCTCCAATGTCATTGCCTACTGGGTGGATGGAGACATGGACCTAAG CATCAGCATGACAACTTGCTCCACACTGTTTGCAATGGGAATGATGCCACTTTGCCTCTTCGTTTACACCAAGATATGGACTGATTCTAGTGAAATTGTGCTCCCCTATGACAGCATCG GAATTTCACTGGTAGCTCTTATAATTCCTGTTTCGTTTGGAATATATGTTAACCACAGATGGCCTAGTAAAGCAAAAATCATACTTAAG ATCGGTTCCATTGTGGGAGCAATCCTCATCGTGCTCATTGCTGTGGTTGGGGGAATACTCTACAAAGGCTCCTGGACTATCTCACCCAAATTATGGATCATTGGCACTATATTTCCAGCAGCTGGCTATTCTCTGGGATTCTTTCTGGCGCGTGTAGCTGGTCTGTCTTGGCACAG ATGTCGTACGGTGTCTCTGGAAACTGGCATGCAAAACACTCAGCTGTGTTCAACTATAGTACAGCTCTcattcactcctgaacaacttgAACTGATGTTTACTTTCCCACTCATCTACAGCATTTTCCAGCTGTTGTTTGCACTACTAATTTTAGGAG GCTACCGCGTTTACAGAAGACACCGTGTCAAAACAAAGACGGACGTtgagaaaacagaggagaaagaggatTCAAAATCAGCGTCATCACATGCTAAAATAAATGGAGGATTTGTATCAAATGAGACCAAATAG